The Colius striatus isolate bColStr4 chromosome 9, bColStr4.1.hap1, whole genome shotgun sequence genome contains the following window.
CTCAGGCCGTCCCGCCCTTCTGCTCTCCCCTTAGTTTGCAGTGTTTCTCCTTGAAATGTGATACCTTTTCTCTGAGGCTGTTTTTCTATCAGACTGCACCAATTGCTTCCCTTCAATTAGCAATGGCAGCTTCACTTCTAACTGGAAGGATTACATTGAGGCAGTCAGAGCTGCACAGGTTTCACAATTGCTAAGGAAATAGATACATTTCTAGTTAgtgagttgttttgttttttaaaatatcctttGTACTTAACCTAGAGCTTTAGAAGACAGTTATTACAGAAATACCtttccccttgaaaaaatataaaattgaaTCAAAGCATCCAGTAAGAAATCATGTCATCTAGTGAAAGATGAACTGGTAAGGCTCTTGATGAGCTGGTGGATTTTACTCTGCAAAATAAGAGTATGTAGAGACAAATTAAACAGAAAgggcaactggaaaaaaaagacagtgaaaatagtgcctttgaaatgaaacatttttttaaaaagatctgAGCATAGGATGTGACTTATAGTTGGTCTTGGACTTCAGTCAGCAGTTGGCAGTACCAGATATCCAGTGAAAGCAGTAAGCCGTCTTTCAATCTCCACACATGAGCCAATAGTGGACCAGAAATTAAATTAAGGTCTTCTTAGTATCATACGTAATTTCGTTATCCTAGCTCCTGCTGACAGAATCTAACATACCcaagcatttctttttgtctttctgaatgGACGTAATTTGTCTGACTGTAGACACCAAACATAAAGGGATGCATGAAGAAACCCACCCTCCAAATGTAATGACTAGCTTTAATACTTTGTACTTAGTAGTTGTCTAACACACTTCTCTTTACTTAGCAGAGACAACTTAATGGGGAGAAGTAATACACTTGTGTGAAGCAACACACTTCTGATGAGACCATCTACACACAAACACCAGCAGTGTTAAAGAAATTAACCTATACGACATTCTTAACAGAATGACAAAGGCAGACAGGCCTCTACCCCCACCTTCTCCCTCCCGAGTGCCTACCCGCTCCTCACCACAGCCCTCCTCTGCACCTGCGCTGTTGCTGCCCAGCTCAGCGCCCACACAACCGAAGCCTCTATTGTCCATAGCACAGGACCTCCACCCTAATGGGCTCTGCCCCTCATTTCCAGCTGTGCCCCGACAACCAAAGCATCAGTAAGCTTGCCACATCAGCCTCGGTCATTACACATGGCTCACTGGAGCCGCTGAGATAGCCATAGCCCTACACCCTGTGCTACATGTTATCCTCTGTTCCAAAGGGcttacagacacacacactttACTACTACAGCATCACTATATTTGTATTTGCAGCATGCATGAACTTAGCAACTACTGTTTAATAATTTATTAACTTTTCCCATTAAATGGTACATTCACTCAAGAAGACTTAAACAATTTTCTGGTCATTTTATTTACAGTCTGCAGAGTGTTCTGTAAAACACAGTAATGATTACAGACTAAAACACACAACATACATATCttcaaacatttaaataaacacAGTTTATTCAAAAGTAATTCTACACACTActtttttccataaaaatataaaaaatagttTAGTTACTATATTTTACCTAAACCAAGATATTTAAGTATTCTTCCACATGTGatgccccctccccaaaaacGGGCACTCCAACAATAAGAAATTTAGGAGATAGCAtcacaaattaaaaatactaaTGCCAATGGCTTCAATTCACCAAAAGAACAAATAACTTCCATTTTGTAACCAGAAATACTTGCTCTGCAGTATGTttgaattttgcttttgttggttggtttgtgcttttttttttttttgcactaaTTTGTTTCTCCCATGTCAGATTTTCACAGAAATGTACACACTATTACAGACAAACAACGGACTGATTATACTGCAAACTATAATGCCAGTAACCCTGTGCCCAACAACAGATTAGTAATCTTGCATTACACAAcaattttttttgaaaaaatatcaaaagagAAACACTTGGGACCTCTACTTAAAGGTGATTCCTTTTCTTATTGAGTGAAAATAGCCTTTTTCCTATCTTCTTGAAAATAGTGCCCATTTTTGTTTGTCACTACTATTTCTCTAATTTTACTGACCATATTCTGTTTGGAAAGCTAATGGAGTTCTGAAAAACACCCACTCAAGCCCTTCTCTCACTAGGATAcatttaatttacaaaaaaaggCACAAAGATGAAACTCCTAAGCAGCATCAGTCATAACTCTCCCACTGTGCACTGCTTCTCTCTCACACAGACACTGCTGGAGGAGACACTCTGTGTCTCAGTAAAGACTACAAATATGCGAGCTAAGGAAACAGGCAAGCTGAAAATACTAAAGCTTCTATACAGGACAAGTAATATATTGAACACTATTTAAAGTTTTATGTTGCAGTTAAGACTCGACCTGGAAGCATCAGGAAAagccctcagaaaaaaaaaagctcagcaGCATATAATACATTTGTTAACAGTGAGATGGAAGGCCCTCTGTGTGCAACATTGTGCATTCAGTTTCAACAATGACAGTGCTCTACAGCCAGCAGTGTAAAACTTCTGCTCCAAATAGGTTAGAGGATTTTCTACGTGAGTGAAGCTGCCATAAACAAAGTAGTAGCATATAATGCGCAGCATGATCTGCAataaaaagcttttgctttccaGCATGTAAACATCCAGGTTACTAGACCTTAGCTCATACAAACAAATCTGATGATAGATTTTTAAAcgaaaaaagtaaaatttcccATAAAAGGATAAACCACAAAAATACTCTTTCAGTAAGTCTCACGTGGCATTTAATATCTTTCACACCCTATGAACAACTATGCAAAACATTTAGAAAGTTTTAGCAGTAAAAATGTTGACTAGTTAAACTGTTTGACAACCATGTGCTCAGAACATCTTTGAGGAGCATTAATATTTGCTAAACAACAGTCCTATACTGTACCAcactatttcttcttctttttctttggtgGCTCCTCATCGGAACtactgtctgtgctgctgctgctactgctggaGGAACTAGAATCTGATTCAAACTCCGAAGAAGAGGAAGTACTACTCGAAGATGGTGAAGACGAGGAAGTAGAGGAGCTCTCATCACTGTCACTATCATCAGAAGAAGAGGAGGTAGAAGAATCTTCACTGTCAGATGAGGAATCACTAGCCGAACTGTCACTGCTACTGCTGCTGGAACTAGTTACACTTTTAGgtctaaaagaaaacaaatacacagaTGAAAACAAACCTACTAGAGACAGCATTCATCAGTGTTCTTTATACTGTGTTGTAATCCAAAGGTCAATTATTCGGTCTGAAAATTTCCAGGCCTGACAATCCAAGACAAAATCCCATGCTGCCACCTCCTTGCACTTTTCCATTCTAAAGAAATGCATCCTGGCTGTTAGAGCGATGGCAGAGTGACACCATGCACAGGAAGCAAGCCAAACCAGAACTCCAGAAAAGGTTAAGTTTGAAAGCTGGCAAGGATCTTGTTCATAGTAATGATAAGTGTCTTTACTGACTTGGCTAAATAGAAGAACAAAGCTGCAGGAGAAGTACCAATGTCCTGCACCAGTAAAGCCTTGGGGAAAAATTACCAAAGATCAGTTCCCTAGCATCCCACCAGAACAAGGAGTAAATTGTGGTAATGTAAAGTCGGCGAAAGTTTCATCAGTGATTTCACAAATATCAGAATTGTACTCAACAGAAACTGTTCTGGGAttacttctggaaaaaaaaaaccaagttaCCTGCTGCTACAAGATGTTTATGTTTTCAGAACCGAGTAGAACGGTTGGAAACATAAAACGGAATTATGAACACAGCAAAGTCGATTTCTGTATCCTCTGTAGCTGGTTGgctggttggggttttttttattatttttagccCCTACCTAGGCTGTTGTTCAAAATCAAGGTCTCAAATTAAGGCACTATGAAGTCCAAGAAAGGACAACTAAATTGTCCTGTACATCTTTCTCTAAATGAAGTGTAAAGGTACTAATTCTGACCAAACTAACCAAAAAGTATGCAAAAATGCTAGCTATAATAATGCAGAATCTTCTTTCC
Protein-coding sequences here:
- the ZCCHC10 gene encoding zinc finger CCHC domain-containing protein 10 isoform X3, producing MLREANKQHVRCQKCLEFGHWTYECTGKRKYLHRPSRTAQLAKILKEKEKQLLLQQSAGESTAERKTKKKRPKSVTSSSSSSSDSSASDSSSDSEDSSTSSSSDDSDSDESSSTSSSSPSSSSTSSSSEFESDSSSSSSSSSSTDSSSDEEPPKKKKKK
- the ZCCHC10 gene encoding zinc finger CCHC domain-containing protein 10 isoform X1, whose translation is MATPMHRLIARRQAEANKQHVRCQKCLEFGHWTYECTGKRKYLHRPSRTAQLAKILKEKEKQLLLQQSAGESTAERKTKKKRPKSVTSSSSSSSDSSASDSSSDSEDSSTSSSSDDSDSDESSSTSSSSPSSSSTSSSSEFESDSSSSSSSSSSTDSSSDEEPPKKKKKK
- the ZCCHC10 gene encoding zinc finger CCHC domain-containing protein 10 isoform X2 — protein: MAVLLLPAMRREANKQHVRCQKCLEFGHWTYECTGKRKYLHRPSRTAQLAKILKEKEKQLLLQQSAGESTAERKTKKKRPKSVTSSSSSSSDSSASDSSSDSEDSSTSSSSDDSDSDESSSTSSSSPSSSSTSSSSEFESDSSSSSSSSSSTDSSSDEEPPKKKKKK